A region from the Acipenser ruthenus chromosome 56, fAciRut3.2 maternal haplotype, whole genome shotgun sequence genome encodes:
- the LOC131724735 gene encoding sterile alpha motif domain-containing protein 9-like yields the protein MEGDSMTYLDILQENECINKEKDTTACKAEEEYFYRGGKVTWLNFYLSEMQESLPFIKRDKYEDLNSLIKKQSKLSKSLVCVNLFHYPGCGGTTLAKHVLWDLRKTFKCAVLNNNFAKGAAIAGQVLDLFVNGGQKQTVLLLVDDLKASENIKELQKYILDGIEKKNIHCNSPVVIILSCIRSESPVESMTTSFTDSVCITNKLSEIEQSSFEKKLQEIQKSHENHKTFYGFLIMRNGFKKSYVEDVVQEMFKDRQEHSKEAQLISFLALLNSYVSNSSLLGSVCESFLRSKDRVHGSKPVEEQMESFSGLLIRFKNSVKTERVRMAHKMIATQCCEELEAKEISRSKITKDLLSSLFVKEMDDDPLLMRDIQDMLVTRQKSTKFSQLIEDIRGGERSKGKCIAVLTTAAKLFVKSAVIPQALARFYYIIEKNYSKASEWAKCAKERNENNSFVADTLGQVYKYEMKQKQKHRPDQLDIFLSVAKDSIDAFQEEQVLAKKEGPVDLENQWSRKRTSIYNTNGLFGELQVASYVFDTLSTLHPLQEEMKKFLRYELQIDSICKNDNNKQFLQILKKKPFLTTLKSRVKIVFGFYESYLTYSKPSQMKEESGYIHKEVADCFLKYTSSECNSNVETEAVDQNRKYLEAQRAASFPGLLHCLSERRDAATMEKIKQSWQCIYNSSTKTKEDDLNFILANVVLNCINPKSVNIINHTELEFILKNVLSDEKEDEPQTSAEMYFLALVLLWPQEETKLYVEKIWKCFQNQYELHFRSRFIVPHFFLGQSSGLNRVVHKSKIDTCFNGFSETINMLWHSGEVWKNDKVKKLLCRVEGRTEGYEVFAQHGKVKIRVQPDKRADVRNDHKVSFFLGFSIKGPVAYDIQYPGRSPVESK from the coding sequence ATGGAAGGTGATTCTATGACTTATCTTGACATTTTACAAGAAAATGAATGCATTAACAAAGAAAAAGATACCACAGCCTGTAAAGCAGAAGAGGAGTACTTTTACAGAGGAGGAAAAGTCACCTGGTTAAACTTTTACCTTTCTGAGATGCAAGAATCCCTACCTTTTATCAAAAGGGATAAGTATGAAGATCTGAATagcttaattaaaaaacaaagcaagctttccaAAAGCTTAGTTTGTGTGAATTTATTTCATTATCCAGGCTGTGGTGGAACTACTTTAGCCAAGCATGTTTTGTGGGATTTGAGGAAAACATTCAAATGTGCCGTGCTTAACAATAACTTTGCTAAGGGAGCTGCCATTGCTGGTCAGGTGCTAGACTTGTTCGTAAATGGAGGACAGAAACAGACTGTACTCCTTTTAGTAGATGATTTGAAAGCATCTGAAAATATCAAAGAACTGCAAAAGTACATCCTAGatggcattgaaaaaaaaaacattcattgtaACAGCCCAGTGGTTATAATTCTGAGCTGCATAAGATCTGAGAGTCCTGTAGAAAGCATGACTACAAGCTTCACAGACAGCGTGTGCATAACCAACAAACTGTCAGAGATAGAACAATCCTCATTTGAGAAAAAACTACAGGAGATACAAAAATCTCATGAAAATCACAAAACCTTCTATGGATTTCTGATCATGAGAAATGGTTTTAAGAAAAGCTATGTTGAAGATGTCGTCCAAGAAATGTTCAAGGACAGACAAGAACACAGTAAAGAAGCACAGCTAATTTCCTTTCTAGCCTTGTTGAATTCTTATGTTTCCAATTCTTCATTGTTAGGGTCTGTTTGTGAGAGTTTTCTACGCTCTAAAGATCGAGTGCATGGCAGTAAACCTGTGGAAGAACAGATGGAGTCTTTTTCTGGTCTTTTAATTCGTTTTAAAAATTCAGTGAAGACTGAGAGAGTACGCATGGCTCATAAAATGATTGCCACTCAGTGTTGTGAAGAGCTGGAAGCAAAAGAAATAAGCAGAAGCAAGATTACAAAAGACCTGCTCTCGTCTTTATTTGTGAAGGAAATGGATGATGATCCTTTGCTTATGCGTGACATACAAGATATGCTGGTCACAAGGCAAAAAAGCACCAAGTTTTCTCAATTGATTGAAGACATACGTGGGGGTGAGAGAAGCAAAGGCAAATGTATTGCAGTTTTGACCACAGCGGCCAAGTTGTTTGTAAAGAGTGCAGTTATTCCTCAAGCTCTGGCAAggttttattatatcatagagaAAAACTATTCAAAGGCAAGTGAATGGGCAAAATGTGCTAAAGAGCGAAATGAAAACAATTCGTTTGTTGCTGATACTTTAGGCCAGGTTTACAAAtatgaaatgaaacaaaaacaaaaacatcgcCCTGATCAGTTGGATATATTTCTCAGTGTGGCGAAAGATTCCATTGATGCATTTCAAGAGGAACAGGTTTTAGCTAAAAAAGAAGGTCCAGTTGACTTAGAAAATCAGTGGAGTAGAAAAAGGACCTCGATTTATAATACCAATGGGCTCTTTGGCGAGTTACAAGTCGCTAGCTACGTCTTTGACACTCTTTCCACTTTGCACCCACTTCAAGAGGAAATGAAGAAATTCTTAAGATATGAATTGCAAATTGACAGCATCTgtaaaaatgacaataacaaacagTTCCTTCAGATACTCAAGAAGAAGCCTTTTCTTACCACACTGAAAAGCCGTGTTAAAatagtttttggtttttatgaGTCTTATCTCACTTACTCCAAACCAAGTCAGATGAAAGAAGAGAGTGGATATATTCACAAAGAAGTGGCTGACTGTTTTCTGAAGTATACAAGTTCTGAATGTAACAGTAATGTAGAAACCGAAGCTGTCGATCAGAACAGGAAATACCTAGAGGCCCAAAGAGCGGCAAGTTTTCCAGGACTCCTTCACTGCCTCTCTGAGAGAAGAGATGCTGCCACAATGGAGAAAATTAAACAGAGTTGGCAATGCATTTATAACTcaagtacaaaaacaaaagaagatGACTTAAACTTTATCTTGGCGAACGTTGTCCTGAACTGCATCAACCCCAAGTCTGtgaatattataaatcacacagaaCTGGAATTTATCCTGAAAAATGTACTGTCAGATGAAAAGGAAGATGAACCTCAAACCTCAGCAGAAATGTATTTCCTAGCTTTGGTGCTGTTGTGGCCCCAAGAAGAGACCAAGTTATATGTGGAAAAGATCTGGAAATGCTTTCAGAACCAGTATGAACTCCATTTTCGTTCAAGATTTATTGTACCTCATTTCTTCCTTGGACAGTCCTCAGGATTGAACAGAGTTGTTCACAAGTCCAAAATCGATACCTGCTTTAATGGTTTTTCTGAGACTATAAACATGCTTTGGCACAGTGGAGAAGTATGGAAAAATGATAAGGTAAAAAAACTGCTGTGTCGTGTAGAAGGCAGAACTGAGGGTTATGAGGTGTTTGCTCAGCACGGCAAAGTAAAAATCAGAGTGCAGCCTGACAAAAGAGCAGATGTAAGAAATGACCATAAAGTCTCTTTTTTCCTTGGCTTTAGCATTAAAGGGCCAGTTGCATATGATATTCAGTACCCTGGAAGAAGCCCTGTAGAGAGCAAGTGA